The proteins below come from a single Zea mays cultivar B73 chromosome 8, Zm-B73-REFERENCE-NAM-5.0, whole genome shotgun sequence genomic window:
- the LOC100273310 gene encoding Protein ULTRAPETALA 1 gives MAAANGAAAVGAGAGLFSEEELREVSGVRWGEDFVEVTCGCTSHRYGDAVGRLRVCASGDLEINCECTPGCREDKLTPAAFEKHSGKETAGKWRNSVWVMVEGEKVPLSKTVLLKYYYLARKSGSGGGGGCGRRNGRPSHRDEFVCCTRCGKGRRFRLRSKEECRAYHDALAKAHWTCTDLTNDGVSCADEEERASRKVLRGCSRSPSCTGCMKCVCFGCETCRFVDCDCQTCVDFYRNSKE, from the exons ATGGCCGCGGCGAACGGAGCTGCCGCTGTCGGTGCCGGTGCGGGGCTGTTCAGCGAGGAGGAGCTGCGGGAGGTGAGCGGGGTGCGCTGGGGGGAGGACTTCGTCGAGGTGACGTGCGGATGCACCAGCCACCGCTACGGCGACGCCGTAGGCCGCCTTCGCGTCTGCGCGTCTGGCGACCTGGAGATCAACTGCGAGTGTACGCCCGGCTGCCGCGAAG ACAAGCTGACACCGGCTGCCTTTGAGAAGCACTCTGGAAAGGAGACAGCCGGAAAGTGGAGGAACTCCGTCTGGGTGATGGTTGAGGGAGAAAAGGTACCCCTGTCCAAGACGGTTCTGCTCAAATACTACTACCTGGCGCGCAAatccggcagcggcggcggcggcggctgcggtCGTCGTAACGGACGGCCGTCTCACCGCGACGAGTTCGTCTGCTGCACGAGATGTGGCAAGGGTAGGAGGTTTCGGCTCCGGTCAAAAGAAGAGTGCCGTGCTTACCATGACGCCCTTGCCAAAGCTCACTGGACATGCACGGATTTGACAAATGATGG GGTCAGCTGTGCCGACGAAGAGGAGCGCGCAAGCCGCAAGGTCCTGCGGGGCTGCTCCCGCTCACCGTCGTGCACCGGCTGCATGAAGTGCGTCTGCTTCGGGTGCGAGACCTGCCGCTTCGTGGACTGCGACTGCCAGACCTGCGTCGACTTCTACCGCAACTCAAAGGAATAG